The following are encoded together in the Xanthomonas sacchari genome:
- the dapB gene encoding 4-hydroxy-tetrahydrodipicolinate reductase has protein sequence MTTSPLRVLIHGASGRMGQALLRLAAQDPALQVVAAVVRRAPAQRVIDGVPYFAAAELGGVPAFDVAIDFSLPQGFDPVLALCTARGAALVSGTTGLEDAQRQALAAAAERIPLIWASNFSLGVAVLHDLVERAAAALPGWDCDIVESHHVHKQDAPSGTALTLGDAAAHGGATPRYASLRAGDIVGEHLVQFTGLGERVELVHRASNRDIFARGALHAAARLPGRAPGAYRLRDLLG, from the coding sequence ATGACGACTTCTCCGCTGCGTGTGTTGATCCATGGTGCGTCGGGCCGGATGGGCCAGGCGTTGTTGCGGCTGGCCGCGCAGGACCCGGCACTGCAGGTGGTGGCCGCGGTGGTGCGGCGCGCGCCGGCGCAGCGGGTGATCGACGGCGTGCCGTACTTCGCCGCGGCCGAGCTGGGCGGCGTGCCGGCCTTCGACGTGGCGATCGATTTCAGCCTGCCGCAGGGCTTCGATCCGGTGCTGGCCCTATGCACGGCGCGCGGCGCGGCGCTGGTGTCCGGCACCACCGGGCTGGAAGACGCGCAGCGGCAAGCGCTTGCCGCCGCCGCCGAGCGCATTCCCTTGATCTGGGCGTCGAACTTCAGCCTGGGCGTGGCGGTGCTGCACGACCTGGTCGAGCGCGCCGCCGCGGCGCTGCCGGGCTGGGATTGCGACATCGTCGAATCCCACCACGTGCACAAGCAGGACGCGCCCTCCGGCACCGCGCTCACCCTCGGCGACGCGGCCGCGCACGGCGGCGCCACCCCGCGCTACGCCAGCCTGCGCGCCGGCGACATCGTCGGCGAGCATCTGGTGCAGTTCACCGGGCTCGGCGAGCGGGTCGAACTGGTGCACCGCGCCAGCAACCGCGACATCTTCGCCCGCGGCGCGCTGCATGCCGCCGCGCGCCTGCCGGGGCGTGCGCCCGGGGCCTACCGGCTGCGCGATCTGCTCGGCTGA